Genomic DNA from Solanum pennellii chromosome 3, SPENNV200:
ATTGTTGTACAAATTATCAAATCAGAGAGTCTCCTCAATCATATCTACTATTGCACCTCATTCATTATCAATCAAGCCTTCTAATAGAAGCACACACATCAATACATATGAAGAAATGTTTGCGACGACTTATAAACACAATTTTAGTAAATGCATATTAATAAAAGAGACTAGCAAAGTCATCCTTTAGACATTGTCTTCGGTGTTTTCTTCATGGATAAAAGAGCAATTACGGCCGCCCAGTTAGAGTAACCATTGGTGAACACCAACGCATGCACACAAGACAAGTTGGAGGATCTTGAAGAGCTTGGGAGGAACTTGGAGGGGAGGGTTTATGGGACGGCGTCAGCAGGGGCAGAGTAAAGCCTATTAAAGGTGGTCAGGTGAACATCCTTTCTCGGAAAACTATATGGGGTATATAGgcaaaatatagtttaatatttgaatatataattaattgaacACGATTTGACATATCAAAGGCGGATAGTCTAGTGGTTGTGTAGTCATTTATTTCATAGTGGTTTGGGTttgatctaaaaaaaaatacaaatctctttttaaacaaaaaaaaacatgtaaattTTTGTGAACCTActaaaaatctcttttttttaaaaaaatataaaaatttttgtGAACCtactaaaaaatttatttttaaactaaaaattaaaaacatataaatttttgtgTACCTACttattggtaaaaaaaatgttttgtgTATCAACTTcgctaaaaaaaaattgttggcTCTTTAAAGGTTGAACACCCTTGGTAAAAATTCTAGCTCCATCACTGAGGGTCGGGCTCGGGGTTGGGGGCGGGGAAAGAGGAGCTTCAGAAGCTTGAAAGAGGAGCTTAACTTAAATATGGAATAGTTGTGTAATCACAAACTCAAGATTTTTGacataaagtaaaatttaacaccttagatTAGTTTCTAAGAATTATATGTAAAAGTATATTGTGACGtgatatgttttatatattaaatgaataaaatagaaaaatatattttaaaatatttgaaatacatatagttaaattctaaaaaaaatgaagaaagtaattgtaatagtttgggccacatcctgGCCTTGGAAAGTTTTTAAAGAGGGATAATTCTACAGAATagtaaattaattatctaaaataaatggagtaactactgtttgatttaattgtgccccaTAGAAAATATTTGTCAGTCGTCTCTCTTCCTAAACTCTTGCTCGctactctcccattctcgctcgtcactctccctctgctcgcctctctcgctttatagaacagaagtgtataaattgcgttactattttgtataaaacgagagaaaattgtatatacacatgcaaaaacatatatcttcttcctatacacttaaatatacaatataaaaatattttacttcgattcagttgtatacaaatgcaaattttatactgatattgcagcgaaataggtcagcgaattatacaattgcagcgaaatacaatttctctcgctttatacaacaagtgtataaattatgtttctgttttgtataaaacgagagaaaattgtatatatacatgcaaaaacatatatcttcttcctatacacttaaatatacaatatacaaacattttacttcgattcagttgtatacaaatgcaaattttatactgatattgcagcgaaataggccagcgaattatacaattgcagcgaaatacaatttctctcgctttatacaacagaagtgtataaattaagtttctgttttgtataaaacgagagaaaattttatatatacatgcaaaaatatatatcttcttcctatacacttaaatatacaatatacaaacattttacttcgatttaGTTGgatacaaatgcaaattttatactgatattgcagcgaaatatgccagcgaattatacaattgcagcgaaatagaaTTTCTCTCGCTTTATTCAACAAAAgtgtttaattatgtttctgctttgtataaaacaaaagaaaattgtatatatacatgcaaaaacatatatcttcttcctatacacttaaatatacaatatataaacattttacttcatttcaattgtatacaaatacaaattttagACTGATATTGCAGCGAGATAGGCCAGCGAAATACaatttctctcgctttatacaacagaagtgtataaattatgtttatgttttgtataaaacgagagaaaattgtatatatacatgcaaaaaaaacatatatcttcttcctatacacttataattatacattatacaaatattttacttcgattcgattgtatacaaatacaaattttacACAGATATTGctgcgaaataggccagcgaattatacaattgcagcgaaatgggccagtgaattatacaattgtatatatatagcgaattatatatttatatgtttgttatggagcacaataatgcaaactttgctatagcatacaaatattaatttttttatttgctatatgtgaaagttttcattaaaaaattcagTTTGTTCGCATAGCTAGGATAGAGAGAGTTGTGACTCGAATTTACAATGAGATTGAATTCTATGACAATTAATTTCGTTCGTACTAATCTTATCGAAACTGGTAAAGTTTATAGTTGCTCTGTACATCTGGCTTCCACCATTGATGTATTCCATGAGCTCTCTTAAAATCTGGAGAAGGACTCAAATTAATAGCAACATTTGCAGACGGTAGTAAGTGTGATGGCTCCAATTGATCTTTTCCAATTGCATTCCCAATTATACTTCTTATTGAATTCTGCGTCGCAATTCGTCCAATTTCCCCTTTTCCAATCGCAGCCATTTTCTCTCTGTGTTCGAAATACCCAACGTATTCCGCGCAGATAGGATCTGATGGATTCACAAACAAGTAAGGAATCCACGAAGATAACAGAGTAAACGACTCACTTTTATTTATAGACTTTGATTTGCAAATATTGACAGCGCTAGCGAGTCCTGCAGTGAGCACACTGTGAGTAATGCGGATCCCATGCTTCAATCTCTCGTTCTTTGTGATTTTCTCTATCGGTAGCGATGTGAATGGGGGATTGAAAAGATATGTTTCGAGATGAATTCCTGTTTTCACCATATTCCTTCCGATTAGTAGTGCAATTGAAGAGCCTAATGAATGTCCCGTTAGCCAAACATCTGAGACCTCGTGATTCTGAACGATGTTCTGTACAACTTGCAAGCCAATATGGAAGCGAGAGCAATTGTGGAGATTGTCGCGAATGAGTGTGAGGTTTACTTTGAAGTCCTGTGACCTGTTGCCTTTTTTGGTAATTGTGCCTCGAAAGGCAATCACATACTTTGGTGGATTCTGATTTTGATTCTGAATATCGTTCTCTGTTTTGTTGTGGAAATGAGAGTTTGGAAATTTGTATTCGTAA
This window encodes:
- the LOC107013987 gene encoding GDSL esterase/lipase At4g10955-like, producing MASEREIFSLSGPLYLTAIDWSNACHRRSIAASLVQGVYILERDRQQNRQGFNALATPWWEFFHFQLIQVLVDDEDQSYFGAIYEYKFPNSHFHNKTENDIQNQNQNPPKYVIAFRGTITKKGNRSQDFKVNLTLIRDNLHNCSRFHIGLQVVQNIVQNHEVSDVWLTGHSLGSSIALLIGRNMVKTGIHLETYLFNPPFTSLPIEKITKNERLKHGIRITHSVLTAGLASAVNICKSKSINKSESFTLLSSWIPYLFVNPSDPICAEYVGYFEHREKMAAIGKGEIGRIATQNSIRSIIGNAIGKDQLEPSHLLPSANVAINLSPSPDFKRAHGIHQWWKPDVQSNYKLYQFR